The following coding sequences are from one Salvia hispanica cultivar TCC Black 2014 chromosome 3, UniMelb_Shisp_WGS_1.0, whole genome shotgun sequence window:
- the LOC125209210 gene encoding uncharacterized protein LOC125209210, which yields MGYYLADGIYPQWPVFLKMIRCPVGDNRKYFARAQESARKDVERAFWVLQSLFALVKGPTRFFYQEDIADIMYACIIMHNMIIDDEHEGVLNVTNDTSVASSSHGVSTESESESARRGVPYNEHEQFKAFMDIHQKEAHRALQHDMIEELWANRNRAHRP from the coding sequence ATGGGGTACTACCTGGCTGACGGCATCTATCCGCAATGGCCCGTGTTTTTGAAGATGATCAGATGCCCAGTCGGAGATAATAGAAAGTATTTTGCCCGAGCGCAAGAGTctgcgcgcaaggatgtggagagggcGTTTTGGGTGCTCCAATCGCTATTTGCACTGGTAAAGGGCCCGACGCGCTTTTTCTACCAGGAGGATAttgccgacatcatgtatgcgtgcatcatcatgcataacatgatcatcGATGATGAACACGAAGGCGTCCTCAACGTCACCAACGACACCAGTGTTGCATCATCGAGTCACGGTGTCTCAACCGAGTCCGAGTCCGAGTCCGCCCGCCGGGGTGTACCGTACAACGAACATGAACAATTCAAGGCGTTCATGGACATACACCAGAAGGAGGCCCATCGAGCACTACAACACGATATGATCGAAGAATTGTGGGCAAATAGAAACCGCGCCCaccgcccttga